A stretch of DNA from Sugiyamaella lignohabitans strain CBS 10342 chromosome B, complete sequence:
AGTGTCCAGTGCCTAGACCAGTAAGCATCGAGATTTGATAAGTCATGTAGAGCAGTTCGGTTGCGAAGTTTATTTGTCTTTCGGTCCATTTCCAGCTGGCGGTTTTTGTATACAATCAGCTCAGTTTCTGGCTGGAGTGTTTGATTATGGTCGCTTGAATCACCTCCAGCATCCTCTGCTTTCTTTGAACTATCTCGTCGTTTTTTCTTCACTATAGCTCCAACGACTCCCAGACTCGGTCTACCCTTTGATTTACGCTTAGCTCTCACTTTCCGTGCCGGTTTACCTTTTAAATCTGGAGCCTGCTCGATATTGCTTGACCCAGACCCAGGACCGGCGACCTGATCCTCCCTTCGCAAGCTCTCATAAAGCCTGTCGAATTTGTGTTTCGTAGACAGCACAAATCTACCATCCACGCCATTACTATCCACACCCGAAACCTCTTCAAACACCCTCCTTACATCGGGGTTCATTTCTTGACAAACTTGCGGTTGATAAGTCAAGATCACATCTTGTTTACATGAAATATTAGGGTTTtgatgcagggtccagaaCTCggattgcctccggcggctggggctctgccccagaccccgttgctcctgctacgCAGGAGAAAGCTTGTGCCGTGGACAaaaatcgactcgagcgtagcgagaggagtaaccagggtctggggcggagccccagccgccggaggcagaatcGGGGCTTCGAGAGTGAGGGGAATTTCCGGTTTATTAACTGTGCTCGAACTCTTCGGGAAGAGGGTCGACTACGGGTTCAGAGCCAATGAGGCCATTGAATAATAAAGTACCGTACACAAGGAGACCGAAACCTACAAGCTGGAGGAAACGGAACTGTTCCCAGCCAATGAGAAGGGACACAATCCAGATTCCAAGGGTCCGGGATGTATCAATAGTGGATCTCGATGTGGCactgattttgtttgtaaCAGTGAGTCCGCAGATATTGAATATGGCCATGGAGAGCATGATCGAGAGTGAAATGAGCACCATGACACGATTACCCATGGCCTGCTTGACGCCCTCGGAAATATCAAAGATTTCGAGCTTTGGATTATGTCTGCCAAAAAGCGTATAGATCAAAGTTGATCCAATAATTACACTAGAGACTCCAAAGATACCTTCCCAGGCGACAACCTTGATGGGCTCTAAAGAGTACTTCTCAAGAATATGCTCTTCGACCACAAACTGAGAAGCAGTAAAAATCTGTGCGAACAGAATTAAAAGGACACCCAATACAACTTCCCAGCTAACAGAAGACTCAGCGGGTGATTGACCACCGCTTATATCTTCAGGAATAGAAGGCTTTTTGTCAAAAGCAGCACTCAATCCAACGAGGAAAACACCACAGCAAACACTGAACAGACCAATCCATTGCTTCCTCGTGATGCGATGTTTGAGAAATATGGTTGACAGAGATCCTACAAAAAGAACAACCGAACCTCTAGTCATCTGGTAGATAGAGACTGGAACCAACAGCAGTCCTACATTCATTAATGTGGTTGCCAGCAAATCCAGACTAGATGGAATTGCCAGAAGCAAAGTCCTGTAGCCTTCTAGTTTCTTGGTTCCGCTGCTAGTGACACTAGCGGCATCATCTACCGTCGTGTAACCTCGTCGGCTCTTACTGGCTTGATACTTCATGATCCAATACATCAACCACACCGAGGTCTCAGCAAAAAACATTTGCGCCGTCTGGAACACAGGCTGTTCGAAAagctttctcttcttagGATCTTTAGCATCACAATTACCCACACACTGCATGTCCTGTAACTTGGTCAGCAACGAATTAGAGCATCCCGAGACAAGCATGCCTACAACTAAGATGGGGATCTGGAATTCTGTTAGTTCAGCTTCCAAAGCCTGTTGAACAAATCAAACACCATTCTATAACTCTGAAATAATTGCAAACAATTCCTAGTATGCATATGCTCAATGCTTTTCAATTCGTGCCTAATTATCAGAGCAAAGTGCAAGTCTCCAACACCGAGAACTCTCATTTTCCTGATCGTAACCttgtcaattgacttgTTGATCAGATCGGAAGTCCCACGACAACTTACAATCCATCTCAGCAGGACTGTCGTGAAGCCCGCCAtaattgaattgaaaaatcaCAGAGAAACTctgatgaaaatgagtttaaaaataaataaataagatttGTAACCTTGTTTATTGGTGCCGTGGATCGGACTCCAGGGCCTCTTGTGAGGATGATGCAAGACGAGCGTTAACGGTTATGCATAGAGGGACCCACCCCAGGTCGAGTGAGCGAGTTCAGCATAGCCGCACCAATGATCCGGGGCGCGTATAAAAGATTTTCGTGACCAGGCAGGAACCTGTTTCCTTCCTCAACACACTGGAATGAGCTTTTACAGTTATTGTCAGAGCTAATATAATAATGCCACGCGTGCTGTGTCATTGTTTCAATTCCAGTGTTAGAGGAACCTTTGAGACGCTTTTTTCGCTAACGACATCTAAGATCTCACAGATGTAGTTTGATAGTAGTGAAGCGGACATTATCCAGTGATTTATTGCTGATGGTGCCTCGGTGGtacaggtgctgctgacgCCAAACTTCACAGACATGATTCAGTTTTAATGAAGTTACTGGTATTGTATAGTTATAGTTTTCAGCTCATGCTTTGGTTTACGTTACTGGCCCTGTAACGATATAACATgttaaaaaaaagcatCTAGTATGTGATATAATGTAGAAGACATCTTTTAGTATGTCATATAATGTAGAAAAATCATTTAATATGTGCTATAAATTATACGGTAGAATAATTTtatgataataaaaatgcTCCGGAACCTTCGTACATTGCCGTTTTGAGGCGCTCCTCAAGTACCTCCTTAGAGCTGTAGTTAGGAAGTTTTAGGTAATTGGCGCATGTCATAACACTTGGAAGATAGTCGTCCCTGCTGAATGGTTCCTCGTTTTGTTTCCAAACGACTGTGAAGACAGGGTTTAACGCTCTAAATCCTCCAATGGGCAAATTGGGGCTACCAGTCATAAATTGTAAAAATGCCCTGCGCTCCTGTGGGTTAAATGATGTCATTACTTCTAATAGTTCTCTAATGATCTTGCTGCCCTTCGTATATCCATGGTCAGCTTTGATACTTTCATAAAGGGTTTCGTAAGACCAGTCCTCTTCACCCTGTCCACATAGAACAGCAAGCTCCTGTGGTGAAAAAGCGTTGAGGGCTGAATATGGAAAAACTTCAGAGAATCCGGTTTGGAATTGCTCGATTTGTTTAGAAATACCCGATCCAATAGTCATATCCACCACAAGATCAAGATACTCATTGACATTATCAATCGTAACGGGAATATGTGATCCATCTTCTATTAGATTGATGTCTGGATAGCCAGGAAGTGTGAAATCCAAAGCCAGGTCTTCAATCAACACTTGTATAGACTCTTCTGCTTCCTGCTCTGTACTGACGGTATCCTTTTCTTGGCGCTGTTTCCGAGCAGCTCTCtcaatcatcaacaacgaATTACCGAGCTGCTTGTCTACTGCTGAAACCATGCTTATACTAGGCTTCAAACCTGAATTGCTTCGTGATAATGCAAAGAATATTGGGTTCAGATTAATATCAATTATTCTCGAATCCAATAGTGCTCGTGCAATAAACGTTCCTAGAGTCTTAAAAAGTTGCAGTACTTTGCGGCTATTTGTGTTCTCTAGCTGGTGCTTACTTAGAGGTGCTGGAAACAGTCCTTGGTTACCGAACACATAATCACTGTCCTTGTGACTGTCGCCCTCACGCCacattttgtttttcttgagTGAAAATTCTTTAGATACCGAGCTGTAGAACTCTAAAGTAGGTCCTAAGCCTGTTCCTACTTCATCAAAAAACTCCACCTCTAAGATATTGGGCGATGAACCGCACAAATTCATAACTTTGATTGCGCTATGCAAAATATGATTTCTCGAAACACGAACTTTCTGGCGCACCAATCTTCCCATTGGCAGTCTATCATTTCGTGAATCATTACCATCTTCGCCGTTACGATTTGCTGACTGCCACCTGTTCATGGACCGAGAGTACCCAAATGAAGTCGATTGCAAGAACGTGTAGCGGGTATCAAATGGAAATAAGAATGGGTACAACCTAGTGGAATCAACCATCCACGGAGGAATTATAGCACTAGCTATAACCAGAGGTTCTTCAAGCTGACGATTCAACTTTGCAGTTAACTTAGAGTTCAAAAATTTGGAGTCGCTAATCTTGGTAAAATGAAGTGGGGGAATTCCCTGCGACGTGTAAGATAAAGCCAATGAGTCTTGTAATATATCCTCACCGTTAGAATTCAACATAAAAAAGATGCTTAGAAGTCGAATTGCAATGGCAGTTGTCTCGCTATTACCAAATGAAGTAGGAAGTTGACTAAAGGGATTCAGTTCCTCGGCCTCTACCTCATCTTTTGGTTCAGTCTTAGGAGCAGGACCCGGCACTTTACTGAAATTAATTGTGAAGGTGTCTGTCCAAATATTATTCGGGAACGACTTGTTTCTGTATTGTGATGATTGAGACAATCCTGATCTTACAGCAGACTGGCCTGATAAAGCCTGAGATTTTGGCTTAGCTTCTAGGCTTTTGTAAATAGCACCTACTATAGTGCCATCCATAGGAATACTTTCTCCGTCCAAAGAAAACTCGAGATGCCATTCATCCCTAGACGCCGCGAGTTTCGATTGCCATCTATGAAATGGCGAGCTATGCTCTCGGTCTTCCTTATCGTTGCTCTGCTCTTGTTTTTCATCGGGATCGACATCCTGTAAgtcctcgtcctcgtcttcttccaaGGTAGACGACTCCTGTTCGATAGTTCTGCCAGATAAGAGCATGTTCAATGCCAGTTTAGATCGAAAAAAATCATCTACAACCTTGAAAGTAGCAATTGCCTGTATGGATAAAACAAGGTTTCTAAGCTTCTTCGGAATTTCAATCCCATTTTCAGCCACAAGCTTGATCCGCACCTGACGAGCAAGAGAGCTAGCAGGTGTCGCTTTAGAGCCATCACCAATACCACTAGtgataatttcaaaatgCTCAGACCGACCTAGAACTTCATGTAGGTGATCTAACAGAATTTCAAAACGACTGGTATCCTTTCCTGTCATAAATATCTTGATAAACTTTGATCTGGCCAAAAGaacatcttcttccgaACCCGAAACAAGAGATTCAAGTAGTGCTTTCAGAACGCCAGAATGAATCATTTCGAAACTGGAGATACCGGGAATTATTTCGTATAATGACTCTAGGGCAGCGTCAAGATTCTGACTAGATTCCAACCCAGTCGTGATTTGCTTCAACTGTGATAAAAGCTGGGCTGCCTCATCCTCATATCCAGCCGAATCAACTGCTCCTGCATCATACGCATTTTGAAGGTATCTGGCGTTATAAATCATTAGCTCTGATAAATCCGACTCGAATCCAAGTGATTGACTGGAGCCAGGTGCAAAAAAGTCACCCAAACGAACCGCTCTGAATTCTCCATAATTCGCATTATGAATCTCGCtgtcatcttcttcatcttcctcttcttcctcatcaccATCCTCATCACCACCTTCACTCTCGTTCttatcatcgtcatcatgCTCATCATTGTCCCGATCAGCATGATCATAGCTATCTGCATGAATACTATCGTTTTGTGggtcatcatcttcactatcTTGATCCATTTTGTCAGTCTTGGAATCGGTGTCtttctcatcttcagcaagcACTAAACCCTCACCTCCATGTTCTTGTTCCAAAATTGTAGCCACTTCTGACATAATACCAAGTCTATAGAAACTTGATCGATACACTTCTGGCAGTTTTTCCAATAAAACAATTCCAATTTCCAATGCACCAACTATCAGCGATGGGAACTCGGGCTGAGAGAATATAGAACagagaagagaagcaaGCTCTTGCTTTTCCAAGACAAGACGCAATGAAGAAGGGTCTAAGATTGATACTATCTTCAGAAGGCACTGTAGATCAACTCGTCGAACATTGATGTCAATGGATGATGAATAGACGTCAAGCAACAGAGAGGTCATTGTACGGCAAAAGTGAATTACATCTGGCAAGCATTCCTCACTGAGAAGCTTATCTTGACGTTCTATGGACTCTCTTGTCCTATCCTCCGACCGATACAGCAGACGGTATGGACCTGAAAACTTGCATCCTTCTCTTGGCTGTGGTTGAGGTAACATTTCTGATACAATAGACAGAGAGGTAATCATAAGATCTCTACTGGAATGGATCAAAGATTGAATAATAGACGTATTATCTTTTTTAAGCGAGTCCGAACCATCAAACATAGGCGTATGATGCGTCAAGATTTGATAAATGGTATCGCCAATCTTTTCATGAATCATAACAGCAGTCAGACTAGTCAAGTTTCTTGCCAGAATACCAATTACTTTCAGAAGTTTAAATCTAGTTCCTTGTGAACTGGAAACTGAAGGATTGAGCAGAGCCAGGATTTTACCTAGCAAATCGGCACTGACAAGCTCTTTCAGTTCCTTGCTCTGATATCTGAAACTTTCGACAATCTCACACACACAAAGACAGGCCTTCTCCGACACCACTGAATCAGGATTAGACAGGACGTTTTCTAATATTGGCATGACATCTCGTACGAATGAAAAGGCATTATGTGGGACATTCAAACAGCAGTTAGCAGCAGTCCTTAAGGCAGTCCTTTGTACATGCACTGAAAAGAAATCGAGATATGTCAGGCACGCAGCCAAACCACCCTCCCGGACCACTGCAGTAGGAAACTCTTCAGATATTTTCTCCAACGTCTAAAAAAAACTAGTTAGTAAAGCAGGGAAAATTGCTCTCGGCTGAGCGTTACTGTCACAACCACGACAGTTTCGCAAATGGTCTCGAAAAAAAAGCTGAAGGACCAGAACAGAAACCCTTCATCAATTATCACTTACTGCTAGGGCTTGTTCAGCAACATCAATGTACTGAATTTCGAGTAGCTTTTGACATAAAACTTGAATGCAGTCGGTTTGAACAATGGAGGACACTGACGACGGTAAGACCTCAATAAGGTTTGCAATATCACGACAAGCTAACAGCACGATTTCGGGACTGTCCTCATATATAGGCTCGTTCAGAATACGGACAAGCTCACGAACACATTCATCAGTGGGAAAATAGCCAATCAAAGAGTCTTCCGTGGATATTAGTAGATTATCTGCTAACTCTTGCAAACCCATAAGAACTGCACTGGGGTCTCCATGATCTTTGATTGCATTCAAAATAGGGCGTACTCGTGTGCTGAATCCCGACATCATAAGTCCCTCAGATAGATAGTCCAAGAGGTGTCGGCGACTACGCCGTGATatctcatcgtcatcgtcttcattgtcatcctcctcatcctGGTGAGGATGTTCATTATCGTCGTCGttgtcttcatcatcgtcgtcgtcgtcgtcatcatcgtcgtcatcatcgttatcatcatcgtcatcgtcatcctcgtcatgatgataatgatgatgctCGTACTCTatatcatcgtcgtcgtcgtcaacGTCATCATCGCCTTCATCCGCATATGCTTGAATATTGCTATGGTCTTCATCCTCCTCATGCAAAAATACTccaacatcatcatcacccCGAAAACCAGCGACACTACCACTTCCTTCTACTCGACTTTGTCGACGGCGATAACGATGACCAGATGGACGACTAAGGTCAACCTGATCTTGTTCATCCGAGTCATCGCCATCATCGTTGTCAATAACCATTCTACTGTCGCTGACCATGAACTCATCTCCATCCTCGTCCTGTTTACTACTACTGTTCTGATTGAAAAACTCATTCAGCTTCGAAATTGCAGCACCAGCTTGGTCACTACTTGATCCGGGAGTAGACGAACCCCTACTACCATGCCTCCTCGAAGATGCGGTTATATTCACTTGTTTAGAAGACTCACGGTCTTTGCTCTCACCATAATCTGGTTTTCTCGGCATAACGGGCAATGATCTATAATACTAGTTAGTTAGAATCCACTAACCATCTTACAAGTTTTAAACACTTGGTCTCATATCCCAATGTTGAACCAGGATATTTGTGGCGCCACAGTCTGACATGTCCAAAATCACATcgcaaataaaaaagagatGCATAACTGAGTAAGGcaatttttaaaattgaCACTTTGGAGTTTCAAATTGTGACAAATATGGGGCAAAACTTACCTAGCTATACCGGTTATATCCGGCTATAAATCAGAATGTACTGTACCTTCCAAGCACTTCTAGCTGACTAGACGAGTCAGCCTATCCTCAACTTTTGGAAGTTTACAAACTTGATGACAAGACTCTGGAACCTGCTTGAAACTGATCACTGCCTCGAAATCAATGATTATGACGTCTTGTAGTCGAGTCTTTGGCAACGGCTACCGAACCGGGAATGAATCAGTCAGCAATAGCCACAAATATTATCCTGCCTGGGTAatgcaataaaaaaagGTAGATACTAAACTTGAAGTatccaataaatatattcgTATGCCTGAGTTATCTCTGAAGTGGCAAGTCAATAATGCAATAGACGCTCTGAAAGATAACGGCTCTGTAATGTAATGTTCTAACAGGTGGGACACAGTGGAAATCTCTTGTCACTTGGTTGAGTCTGTTTAATACAGGATTCTAGCTTCCAATCACAAAGTCAATCAATATCCTTCTCGTGACAAATATAAGTAAAATCTCTCTTTATTAAGACCAGTTACTGTGACTTGTAGTAATACCGGACTACTCAGGAAACCCGCTAGTGTTTTGgaaggctgctgctgtttaAGTTCAGGGTAGGATGCTGGGGTAGCCGTATCCACTACAGGGCTGCACCGCAGCGGTACAGCATTATCTCCAGATTATACCgctcagcagctgctaaagTACCGACCGATACAGCCGTTTCTGGGGCTGGCACTTCCGACTTACAAACTTATTTGAGAACTGTTAGGAGAGGAGATATTATAAATCCTTTACAATTTATATGTTCAAATAGTTCAGCCTCCAGTGGCACTAGGACTTCACCCCAGATCTCTCTTCCTGTAGCTTTGCTTGATACATCGTTGCTATAGCTCAATTATGTTCTATTTGTTTGATCTTGTTTGATCCAGCCAACCTACATGTTATGGACAAATGGTGACTAAAATAATAACTAGTAATGATCACGTAACACATGATAACGTAACACAATATATTAAAAACTCcatagaataaataaacgaCAAGTAAAGGCCCCACAAATGACAAATGACAGTGGTTTTATTACCACGGCATAGAGTTGTTGATCCAGCCAAAGCAaattaattataaaataaataccaagtaaaaaaaaagatctATCCGGAAGGTTAACGAGTAGTAGGTGTACAATTAGCTTTCTTCTAACAGGGCCTGGACATAGTTATCCAGCTCTACGAAATTAAATCCGAGATTCTCCTCAGTACCAATAAAGGCAGGCAGTGGAAGGACTTGATTGAAAGTCTGTTCGCTTTCAATCGCTTCCACTAAACTCATATCAGGAAAGTTGAATAGAGCGTCTATGGATGGAAATAGGTTTTCTGGCAAATGACGTTTCATGTGTTCCTTGATCAAAAGCAGACACCTGGTTATACCTTGTAGAGAGGGGTTATCGCTTAAAGTGCGAATAAAAAACTCGAGACTGGGCGTTATGCCGCAATTAGTAACAGCAATCTCATGAATTCGTATCGTGGCCGCAATATAGATACAATAAACATTGCTGTAGGAAAAAGTGTAATTGAATTGGATGAATAGCCGTAGAAGATCCTCTATAGCCTTTGCTGCAGCTAGACAACGTCTAAAGTCGGCACTATTCGAAGCCTTGGATGATGGAGATAAGAAAGGGCGTAGATACAGAATAACCACTGCATGGTAAAGAAAATTCATGCTGATAACATGTGGAGGAGATCTATCGGCAGTATAACCGTCACGCAGAACATTCAGATGATCAGGCAGCGAGTTCCAGAAATGTTCAAGTCGTTGATTAATCTGATTGAACTGTTCAACACTAATGTATTTACAGTTATTAGATGACCGTGCTCGTATAGACTCGTCGAAACTATTAGAGGGATTGGCATAAATAAGGACCATGATATCTGAAATTATCATTGACAACTTGCACACGCAGAAAAAGCACGAAATGGCGTAGCTGGGCCGTTTTGAATCCGACCACTCTTCTGTTTCCGAAGCTGTATCCACTTTAGTTTGAGTTAGTACTATAGAGACTGGAAAGACAGATGCTCGAGCAACGCTCCTCGAGGCACGCTGCTCACTAAAAGAACTTACAGAATTCCAGAGGCATATCTGGATGAACTGAAGGAAATGTTGGCATTCGACCCATATATAGAGATATGAGCTTATCCCACAAATAACTGCTCCACCAGAGACGTTGACGCATTTCGTATTCTTCTGGGTAGTAAGCCAAACGCTTGAGGTTCTCTGCTGGATGATGCACTCCTAAATCAACCACCATCCTAAAAGCGATACCACTATAAGTCCATGCTAGTGATGTCTTGCCATATACCATGTCGTGGATCGACTGTAGAAGGAATGCATTAGCAGTTGCAAGAGTTGCTTCTTGCGTAATAGACATAGCCAGTTGTGTTTGGATATCTTCTCGGAAGTCCTTAAGGTATTTAAGATTTGTCTCCAGTGTCTCAGGACGCAAGAATCTGAATCCTAAATAACATGATACTTTGAATAGCGCATCATTATATAATTGTGATGGTCCATTGATCAGGCCATCAGTCAGACTGGGAAAATGTGGAAGCATGTAGCATGGATAAACCAGATCCACAGCATTCTGAATGAGCTCACGAAGAAGCTTCCCATCTTTACGTACTGATAATAGCTCGTGTAACCTTTGCAGATGCGTCCTTGACCGTGCTTCGAACTTGGTTCTGGCTGCTTGTTTATACTCTGACATCTCTTGAGACTCGTATACTGGCACATGGCCAATGGCGGTTGTGGAATTACTGCCATTGATCAGTAATTTTATTACTTCTGGAGCATCTTTTCGAGGTACATAACTTTGAAGTGGTGGTGTCGCATATATACATTCGATCCCTGACTTATTGCATGCTTTACATTTGGGGTATACTCCATCACAGCGGATCTTTTTACGCCGGCAACTTGCACAAGCTCTACTGAGTCGTTTCGACATTCTGTGGATCTACTCAACAGGTCGGTCGGTTCCCCCGTTTATATTTCTTCGGCCGCGGGTCCAGTCCGAACCATACAATAGAAATGCCAAGCAAGCTTGTTCCGAGACGCAATCGGATATTTCGTCGCCGCATACATCTCTTTTCGGATTTACCGTTGGCGAACCTTTCGGCTAATCCGTTATTGTCCCTGGATTCGTATCTCGGAAACATTTATAAAAGCTAATGACAAGGAGTTAATCAGCGAGACTTTCTTTCAACGTAGGAAAAATTAAACACGTTGTCATggctccaccacctcctaaTGGTGGGATCTTGGCGTGGAATCAGGTAATTGGCGGGTTCTTAATCACATTCAGTTCATGGGGCTTCATAAATGCTTTCGGCGAATTCCAAACATACTACAGTCAACATACACTCTCCAATCTACCAGATTCTACAATATCATGGATAGGTTCCTTGGAAGTATTTACGGTTCTAGGAGCCAGTGTCATCCCTGGTCGTCTTGTTGATGCGGGTCACGTGAAACCCTGTCTATGGGGCGGAACGGTCATTTGTGTATTTGCTATCATGATGACTAGTCTTTGCAAAGAGTTCTGGCAATTTGTCCTCGCTCAGGGGATTCTCGTAGCTGTCGGCTGTTCTGCTATGTATACTGCTAGTCTCAGTGTTGTAGCTTCTTACTTTACGACAATGCGATCTTTAGCGCTCGGAATAGCTGCAGCTGGAAGGTAAGTAGTCGGACTGCCCAGTGGGGACAGCCCATTCTCTCGAAGACTGGGGCAAATATCTGAAATATGCTTTTTAAATAAAGCTTGTCCTTCAGTTCTGTAAGTCAGAGCTCGTAGTCAACGCTGATAATGCAAGTAGTGCATACTGCTGCAGAAGACTCCGCATGTTGATAACAATTCAGCAGAAGGAGATATACTAACGTATAGTTCTGTGGGAGGTATTATTGTTCCTATTATGGTCAATAAAATTTCTCCAAAATTAGGACTGCCATGGGCAACCAGAATTATTGGCTTTACAATGCTTGCGATGTGTGTAACAGCTTGCGTCATGCTGAAGCCAAGACTTGAACCACGGAAGTCGGGCCCCTTGATAGACTATGCTTCGTTCAAAGATTTTCCATTTATCTTTGCAACCttggcattttttttcggATATATGGGAATGTATATTCCAATTTACTATATTCAGAACTATGCTCTCAAGATTAACGTTGATCAAAACCTGGCCATGTATTTCGTTACCATTTTGAACGCCGGATCAACTTTAGGAAGAATTCTTCCCAGTTACGTTGCTGATAAAGTTGGGCCACTTAATGCACTTTTCCCTTGTATGGTTATAGCAACCCTACTTATATATTGCTGGATCGCAATAAAAAACCGTTCAGGGCTCATTGCATTTGCAGTCCTAGATGGATTCTTCACTGGAACTTTTGTATCATTACCACCGGCATGTATATCGTACCTCACGCCCGATATGAGTTTAATTGGTACCAGAATCGGCatgtctttttttgttgctgCCTTTGGTGCATTAGCTGGTGCTCCTGTTGCAGGAGCTCTTTTGACTCGAGACCACGGGAATTATCTATATGCACAGCTTTTCTCCGGTACCTGCATGGCTCTGTGCAGCTCATGCGTGTTAGCGTCCATTTTGGCTAACAGGATTCGGCCGCCGGCTAGGCCAGTCTCTCCCCAAGACACTGAAGCTGATCCGAAACTTAATGAAATTGGTAATGAAGAGGAGAATGATTATTTCAATAAAGTCAGCGCTTCAGAAATACctgttgctgatggtcAAAAGTCAGAGTAATTAATGCGATTTAATGGATTTTTTTAGTATGCACAATATATGTATTGCTATGTAAAGATGATCAGTCCCTTGCGTT
This window harbors:
- the MCH5 gene encoding Mch5p (Plasma membrane riboflavin transporter; facilitates the uptake of vitamin B2; required for FAD-dependent processes; sequence similarity to mammalian monocarboxylate permeases, however mutants are not deficient in monocarboxylate transport; GO_component: GO:0016021 - integral component of membrane [Evidence IEA,IEA]; GO_component: GO:0016021 - integral component of membrane [Evidence ISM] [PMID 12192589]; GO_component: GO:0016020 - membrane [Evidence IEA]; GO_component: GO:0005886 - plasma membrane [Evidence IEA,IEA]; GO_component: GO:0005886 - plasma membrane [Evidence IDA] [PMID 16204239]; GO_function: GO:0008028 - monocarboxylic acid transmembrane transporter activity [Evidence IGI,IMP] [PMID 11536335]; GO_function: GO:0032217 - riboflavin transporter activity [Evidence IGI] [PMID 16204239]; GO_process: GO:0032218 - riboflavin transport [Evidence IGI] [PMID 16204239]; GO_process: GO:0055085 - transmembrane transport [Evidence IEA]; GO_process: GO:0006810 - transport [Evidence IEA]) yields the protein MCVTACVMLKPRLEPRKSGPLIDYASFKDFPFIFATLAFFFGYMGMYIPIYYIQNYALKINVDQNLAMYFVTILNAGSTLGRILPSYVADKVGPLNALFPCMVIATLLIYCWIAIKNRSGLIAFAVLDGFFTGTFVSLPPACISYLTPDMSLIGTRIGMSFFVAAFGALAGAPVAGALLTRDHGNYLYAQLFSGTCMALCSSCVLASILANRIRPPARPVSPQDTEADPKLNEIGNEEENDYFNKVSASEIPVADGQKSE